A part of Phoenix dactylifera cultivar Barhee BC4 unplaced genomic scaffold, palm_55x_up_171113_PBpolish2nd_filt_p 000113F, whole genome shotgun sequence genomic DNA contains:
- the LOC120104809 gene encoding IQ domain-containing protein IQM2-like yields MGISFSCPGADYAALDESFEALFMRSLSFADSVRSTLRSVSFNGRDSHPAIVESFGSGKLIFEGSLSFNRKERDPFHLETKFSIKSPTSKKENATRSIGSEKSRFSHLQEQAPESPVIAEGPKHEAAVKLQKVYKSFRTRRQLADCAVLIEQRWWKLLDFALLKRSSVSFFDIEKPESAVSRWSRARTRAAKVGKGLSKNEKAQKLALQHWLEAIDPRHRYGHNLHLYYDCWLHYESRQPFFYWLDVGDGKEVSLGEHCPRSKLQQQCIKYLGPKEREAYEVIVEDGKFMYKKSRQILDTSEGPKDAKWIFVLSTSKSLYVGQKQKGTFQHSSFLAGGATSAAGRLVVENGILKAVWPHSGHYRPTEENFQDFMNYLMENNVDLNDVQLSPTEGDDEFLIRLRSNRSLKLAEKHICANPEASTQPSYGSERTTGKALATESLDSSKRSRGLGVISSLAEFRFGADKKSLILDLCHKLQKQIMFRDPGESEEESDEEVNCTTGQNGINIYGDDEAVEDSSASEQQYVFRKQNLFAEEQEEDEDASIPQELILRRINSKKGMKSYQLGKQLSCKWTTGAGPRIGCVRDYPSELQLRALEQVNLSPRSAGPARFASPRNATGRCPKLPEASSPTTTEI; encoded by the exons ATGGGGATATCATTTTCATGCCCTGGAGCCGATTATGCTGCTTTGGATGAGTCATTTGAAGCTCTCTTCATGAGATCTCTCAGTTTTGCTGACAGTGTGAGATCCACCTTGCGATCAGTCAGCTTCAATGGCCGAGACTCTCATCCTGCCATTGTCGAATCTTTTGGATCTGGGAAGTTAATTTTTGAAGGATCTCTGAGCTTTAATAGAAAAGAAAGGGATCCCTTTCACCTGGAAACAAAGTTCTCAATAAAAAGTCCAACTTCTAAGAAAGAAAATGCCACGAGATCAATCGGTTCTGAAAAGTCGAGGTTCAGTCATTTACAAGAACAGGCTCCGGAATCACCAGTGATTGCAGAAGGTCCAAAACATGAGGCTGCAGTGAAGTTGCAGAAGGTCTACAAAAGCTTTCGGACGAGAAGACAGCTTGCTGATTGCGCTGTCCTCATAGAGCAGCGTTG GTGGAAATTGTTAGATTTTGCATTGCTTAAGCGGAGTTCTGTCTCTTTCTTTGATATTGAGAAACCGGAATCAGCCGTATCTCGGTGGTCAAGGGCCAGAACCAGGGCAGCTAAG GTTGGTAAAGGTTTATCAAAGAATGAGAAAGCTCAGAAACTCGCATTGCAGCATTGGCTCGAGGCG ATTGACCCTCGGCATCGCTATGGTCACAATCTCCACTTGTACTATGATTGTTGGCTTCACTATGAGAGCAGGCAACCTTTCTTCTACTG GCTGGATGTGGGAGATGGGAAGGAGGTCAGTCTTGGAGAACATTGCCCTCGGTCAAAGCTTCAACAGCAGTGCATCAAATATCTTGGCCCG AAAGAAAGGGAGGCCTATGAAGTAATAGTTGAAGATGGGAAGTTCATGTACAAGAAAAGCAGGCAAATCCTAGACACATCTGAGGGCCCCAAAGATGCCAAGTGGATCTTTGTTCTAAGCACATCAAAGAGTTTATATGTTGGTCAG AAGCAAAAAGGTACATTTCAGCACTCAAGTTTTCTTGCTGGAGGAGCTACATCTGCTGCTGGGAGATTAGTTGTAGAAAATGGAATTCTGAAG GCTGTGTGGCCTCATAGTGGGCACTACCGCCCGACAGAGGAGAACTTTCAGGATTTCATGAACTATCTCATGGAAAACAATGTGGATCTTAATGATGTTCAg TTGAGTCCAACTGAAGGAGATGACGAGTTCCTGATTAGACTTAGAAGCAACCGCTCACTAAAGTTGGCTGAGAAACATATTTGTGCCAACCCCGAAGCTTCAACACAACCATCTTATGGCTCTGAAAGAACAACAGGCAAGGCTTTGGCAACAGAGAGTCTCGATTCATCTAAGAGATCCAGAGGATTGGGTGTTATAAGTTCCCTTGCTGAATTCAGATTTGGGGCAGACAAAAAATCACTCATTTTGGATCTGTGCCACAAACTCCAGAAGCAGATAATGTTCAGGGACCCAGGTGAGAGCGAAGAAGAATCTGACGAGGAAGTAAACTGCACCACAGGACAGAACGGGATCAATATATATGGAGATGATGAAGCAGTTGAAGATTCATCTGCTTCCGAACAACAGTACGTGTTCCGCAAACAAAATCTATTTGCAGAGgagcaagaagaagatgaagatgctTCTATTCCACAAGAATTGATTCTTCGGAGGATTAACTCTAAGAAAGGAATGAAGTCATATCAGTTGGGAAAGCAGTTATCTTGCAAGTGGACCACAGGTGCTGGGCCTCGGATTGGGTGTGTGAGGGACTATCCATCAGAGCTTCAGCTCCGTGCTTTAGAACAAGTGAACTTATCTCCAAGAAGTGCTGGGCCTGCAAGATTTGCTTCGCCCAGGAATGCAACAGGCCGCTGTCCTAAATTGCCAGAAGCATCATCACCGACAACTACAGAAATCTAG